Proteins encoded in a region of the Clostridium beijerinckii genome:
- a CDS encoding DUF2815 family protein, with translation MINAKRTGTKVTTGKVRLSYVHLAEPHALEGNEPKYSVSVIIDKNDKSTLTAIKEATAEAKENGKSKWGGKVPPTLKIPLRDGDVERPDDPAYSGCYFLNASSKMKPGVVDASAHPIMDVASEVYSGCYGRLTLNFYAYNAAGNKGVACGLGNAQKLEDGEPLGGFTRAEDDFDAVESDTDDSFLV, from the coding sequence ATGATAAATGCAAAGCGCACAGGCACAAAGGTTACTACAGGAAAGGTTAGATTGAGTTATGTTCATCTAGCTGAACCACATGCATTAGAGGGTAATGAGCCTAAATATAGTGTATCTGTAATAATCGATAAAAATGATAAATCAACACTTACTGCTATAAAAGAAGCAACAGCAGAAGCAAAAGAAAATGGGAAGTCTAAATGGGGAGGAAAAGTTCCACCTACTTTAAAAATACCTTTAAGAGATGGAGATGTTGAAAGACCAGATGATCCAGCATATTCAGGATGCTATTTCTTAAATGCAAGTAGTAAGATGAAACCAGGAGTTGTAGATGCAAGTGCACATCCAATTATGGATGTAGCAAGTGAAGTATATAGTGGCTGCTATGGAAGATTAACACTTAACTTCTATGCTTATAATGCAGCCGGAAACAAAGGGGTCGCATGTGGTTTAGGCAATGCTCAAAAATTGGAAGATGGTGAGCCATTAGGTGGATTTACAAGAGCAGAAGATGATTTTGATGCAGTAGAATCAGATACTGATGATTCATTCTTAGTTTAG
- a CDS encoding DNA polymerase: MDILSIDVETYCDLDIKNVGAYRYCEHPSFEILLFAYAFNDEPVEILDFTDFDLLPERVLKALEDPQVIKSAFNANFERNAIYRFHDLLMVPEQWQCTMIKALTLGLPSSLDMVGKALHFPENKQKMKEGKSLIQYFCKPCKPTKANGQRVRNLPEDAPDKWETFKLYCKQDVEVERDIRNKLSRYKTLDKEQRLWELDQHINDRGINTDLELISKAIDCDEQYKERLVNEAIELTGLSNPNSPAQLKEWIGQRLGYAVGSINKDIMPTLIKDAELQGKDEVKRILELRQLMGKTSTKKYKTMIDMRCDDGRVRGLLQFYGANRTGRWAGRGVQVQNLPQNHLPDLDDARNYVKNGDFDIVELLYDSVSDTLSQLIRTAFIPADGNRFIVADFSAIEARVIAWLAGEQWRLEVFNNNGDIYCASASKMFKVPVEKHGINGHLRQKGKIAELALGYGGSVGALTSMDKKKDIPEAELPGLVRDWRNANPKITKFWWDVDKAAKKAIHERTTVELHHGIKFIYDPGVLFIQLPSGRRLSYIKPKIEAGPYDKNIITYEGMEQTSKQWTTLETYGPKLVENIVQAVARDCLAEAMFKVTKAGYDIVMHVHDEIIMDISKDFGSIEAVNAIFGESIEWANGLPLRADGYKCDYYMKD, encoded by the coding sequence ATGGATATTCTAAGCATAGATGTTGAAACATATTGTGACTTAGATATTAAAAATGTGGGTGCTTATAGATACTGTGAGCACCCATCTTTTGAAATATTGCTGTTTGCATATGCTTTCAATGATGAACCAGTAGAAATTTTAGATTTTACAGATTTTGATTTATTGCCAGAAAGAGTTTTAAAAGCTCTTGAAGATCCACAAGTAATTAAAAGTGCATTTAATGCTAACTTTGAAAGAAATGCTATTTATAGATTTCATGACCTTCTTATGGTGCCAGAGCAATGGCAATGTACTATGATTAAAGCTTTAACTTTAGGTTTACCAAGTTCACTTGATATGGTTGGTAAGGCATTACACTTTCCAGAGAATAAACAGAAGATGAAAGAAGGTAAATCACTTATTCAATACTTTTGTAAGCCATGTAAGCCTACTAAAGCAAATGGTCAAAGAGTTAGAAACTTACCGGAAGATGCACCAGATAAATGGGAAACATTTAAATTATATTGTAAGCAAGACGTTGAAGTTGAAAGAGATATAAGAAATAAATTAAGCAGATATAAAACTTTAGATAAAGAACAAAGGCTTTGGGAATTAGATCAGCATATTAATGATAGGGGAATTAATACAGATTTAGAACTTATATCAAAAGCTATTGACTGTGATGAACAATATAAAGAAAGACTAGTGAATGAAGCAATAGAGTTAACAGGGCTAAGCAATCCCAACAGTCCAGCTCAATTGAAAGAGTGGATAGGGCAAAGGTTAGGATATGCAGTTGGAAGTATAAATAAAGATATTATGCCAACTTTAATAAAAGATGCTGAGCTTCAAGGAAAAGATGAAGTAAAAAGAATATTAGAACTAAGGCAGCTTATGGGAAAAACCTCAACAAAGAAATATAAAACAATGATTGATATGAGATGTGATGATGGAAGAGTAAGAGGACTGTTACAGTTCTATGGTGCTAATAGAACTGGCAGATGGGCAGGACGTGGAGTTCAAGTTCAGAACCTTCCACAAAACCATTTACCGGACTTAGATGATGCTAGAAATTATGTAAAGAATGGTGATTTTGATATAGTTGAACTCTTATATGATAGTGTTTCAGATACGTTAAGCCAGCTTATAAGAACTGCATTTATCCCGGCTGATGGAAATAGATTTATAGTTGCGGACTTCAGTGCTATAGAAGCAAGAGTTATAGCGTGGCTTGCTGGGGAACAATGGAGACTAGAAGTTTTTAATAATAATGGTGATATCTATTGTGCATCTGCATCTAAGATGTTTAAGGTACCAGTAGAAAAGCATGGTATAAATGGACATCTAAGGCAAAAGGGAAAAATAGCAGAGTTGGCACTTGGTTATGGCGGAAGCGTTGGAGCTCTTACAAGCATGGACAAGAAAAAAGATATTCCAGAAGCAGAACTTCCGGGTTTAGTGAGGGATTGGAGAAATGCAAATCCTAAGATAACTAAGTTTTGGTGGGATGTTGATAAAGCAGCTAAGAAAGCAATTCATGAAAGAACTACAGTTGAGTTACATCATGGGATTAAGTTTATATATGATCCAGGAGTTTTATTCATTCAATTACCAAGTGGTAGAAGATTATCTTATATAAAACCAAAGATTGAAGCAGGTCCATATGATAAGAACATTATAACATATGAGGGGATGGAACAAACCTCAAAACAATGGACAACATTAGAAACTTACGGTCCAAAGCTAGTCGAGAACATTGTTCAAGCTGTAGCAAGAGACTGTTTAGCAGAGGCCATGTTTAAAGTTACTAAAGCAGGATATGACATTGTAATGCATGTACATGATGAAATTATTATGGATATATCTAAAGACTTTGGAAGTATAGAAGCAGTTAATGCAATATTTGGTGAATCTATTGAATGGGCTAACGGATTACCGCTTAGAGCAGATGGTTATAAATGTGATTATTACATGAAGGATTAA
- a CDS encoding zinc-finger-containing protein: MEDLKICPFCGHEVVKTSNKEIYGKEYGNGVCYLCRNCKASVGTHPDGRPLGILANREMKILKKACHDLFDYVWKTNKMPRNSAYEVLSNKLEIDVKDCHFGHFDTETLLRALKVLADSNWYIV; the protein is encoded by the coding sequence ATGGAGGATTTAAAAATATGTCCATTTTGTGGCCATGAAGTTGTAAAGACATCTAATAAAGAGATTTACGGAAAAGAATATGGTAATGGAGTTTGTTATTTATGTAGAAACTGTAAGGCTTCAGTAGGAACACATCCAGATGGAAGACCATTGGGCATACTAGCTAATAGGGAAATGAAAATATTAAAAAAAGCGTGTCATGATCTATTTGATTATGTTTGGAAAACCAATAAAATGCCAAGGAATAGTGCTTACGAGGTGTTAAGTAACAAGCTTGAAATAGATGTGAAAGACTGTCACTTTGGGCATTTTGATACAGAAACATTATTGAGAGCATTAAAAGTATTAGCTGATAGTAATTGGTATATAGTTTAG
- a CDS encoding DUF3797 domain-containing protein, giving the protein MDVSKLLIIMPKYEKCPKCGSDRVGNGQGKLIIEEDYYYRECRCGWSIKIDNEGEELD; this is encoded by the coding sequence ATGGATGTTAGTAAATTATTAATTATAATGCCTAAATATGAAAAATGCCCTAAGTGTGGTAGCGATAGAGTAGGAAATGGACAAGGTAAATTAATAATAGAAGAAGATTATTACTATAGAGAATGTAGGTGTGGTTGGAGCATCAAAATTGATAATGAAGGTGAAGAACTAGATTAA
- a CDS encoding virulence-associated E family protein, with protein MNPDDIQEDIKIKYDGMVTLATGEGKWAKKWKNKNVLWSKVVKRLSRTTRTVESYVEYKKMAKTDKDKAKDVGGFVGGGLKNGRRKAENVANRTMLTLDIDYAKGDVWAGIEVLWDFSVIMYSTHSHSPENQRLRLVIPLSRPVLPDEYQAISRMIANELGMDLFDDTTYEPSRLMFWPSTSRDGEYVFKFQDGKWLDADEVLGRYTFGWQDVSYWPESSRARARLNSAIKKQEDPLEKKGIIGAFCRTYSITDAIAEFLKDVYIPGTDETRYTYAEGSTSGGLVVYDDKFSFSHHGTDPTSGMLCNVFDLVRIHKFRELDEDSKPDTPVNRLPSFLKMSEFAANDNEVRKTLGKERMEKAQEDFEAVEINEESETKWLEELEYTERGKLKSTINNILLIIENEPLLKGKIAYDEFSNRATVIGQLPWRKDINILDWSDSDDSGLRSFIEKIYEISAPSKVNDALTIAFQKHTFHPVRDYLNSLNWDGVSRIDTLFIDYLGAEDCNYVRTVTRKVLTAAVARVFKPGIKFDNMLILSGKQGVGKSTIIRKLGKDWYSDSLTTVSGKEAYEQLQGVWIFEMAEMMATKKADIEATKHFLSKTEDIYRVAYGKRTSRFLRQCIFIGTSNEHEFLRDKTGNRRFWPIDIYNQEPTKDVFKVSKDKIHLDDEIDQIWAEAVQLFKNNEPLYLSGEEEKEAQKQQESHSEESAKSGLIQEYLEILLPEDWYKLDLSERRNYIQGNEFGDSKVGTMQRTKTCVMEIWVELFNGDPKQLTPIVSREINDILKGLNGWTKYDKGLLKFGKVYGTQRAFVREK; from the coding sequence ATGAATCCTGACGATATTCAAGAAGATATAAAAATTAAATATGATGGCATGGTAACTCTCGCAACTGGTGAAGGTAAGTGGGCAAAAAAATGGAAAAATAAAAATGTATTATGGTCTAAAGTAGTTAAAAGATTAAGTAGAACCACCAGAACAGTAGAGAGTTACGTTGAATATAAAAAGATGGCTAAAACTGATAAAGATAAAGCTAAAGATGTAGGCGGATTTGTTGGTGGTGGACTTAAGAATGGCAGACGTAAGGCTGAAAATGTGGCTAACAGAACAATGCTTACATTAGATATAGATTATGCAAAGGGTGATGTGTGGGCAGGTATAGAAGTCTTATGGGACTTTTCAGTTATTATGTATTCAACTCATTCGCATTCGCCTGAAAATCAAAGATTAAGATTAGTAATTCCTTTATCAAGACCAGTTCTTCCAGATGAATATCAAGCTATATCCAGAATGATAGCAAATGAATTAGGAATGGATCTATTCGATGATACAACTTATGAACCATCAAGGTTAATGTTTTGGCCATCGACTTCAAGAGATGGAGAATATGTATTTAAATTTCAAGATGGAAAATGGTTAGATGCGGATGAAGTATTGGGTAGATATACTTTTGGTTGGCAGGATGTAAGTTATTGGCCTGAAAGTTCAAGAGCTAGAGCAAGATTAAATTCAGCTATTAAGAAACAAGAGGATCCATTAGAAAAGAAAGGTATCATAGGTGCTTTCTGTAGAACCTATTCGATTACTGATGCAATAGCAGAATTTCTAAAAGATGTATATATTCCAGGTACAGATGAAACAAGATATACCTATGCAGAAGGTAGTACATCTGGTGGACTAGTTGTATATGATGATAAATTCAGTTTCTCACACCATGGTACAGATCCAACAAGCGGAATGCTATGTAATGTGTTTGATTTAGTTAGGATTCATAAATTTAGAGAACTTGATGAAGACTCAAAGCCTGATACTCCTGTAAATAGACTACCATCATTTCTTAAAATGTCAGAGTTTGCAGCTAATGATAATGAGGTTAGAAAAACATTAGGCAAAGAGCGTATGGAGAAGGCTCAAGAAGACTTCGAGGCAGTTGAAATAAATGAAGAATCAGAGACAAAATGGCTTGAAGAACTCGAATATACAGAACGTGGTAAGTTAAAAAGTACAATAAATAATATTCTTTTAATTATAGAAAATGAACCACTTTTAAAAGGTAAAATAGCTTACGATGAATTTTCTAATAGAGCTACAGTTATTGGACAATTACCTTGGAGAAAAGATATAAACATCTTAGACTGGTCAGACAGTGATGATAGCGGACTTAGAAGTTTTATAGAAAAAATATATGAAATATCAGCTCCTTCAAAGGTAAATGATGCTTTAACAATAGCCTTCCAAAAACATACATTCCATCCGGTAAGAGATTATTTGAATAGTCTAAATTGGGATGGTGTAAGTAGGATAGATACTCTATTTATAGATTACTTGGGAGCTGAAGATTGTAATTATGTAAGAACAGTTACAAGAAAAGTTTTAACTGCAGCAGTTGCTAGAGTTTTTAAACCAGGCATTAAATTTGATAATATGCTTATTTTAAGTGGTAAGCAGGGAGTAGGTAAAAGTACCATAATTAGAAAGTTAGGCAAGGATTGGTATTCTGATTCATTAACAACTGTAAGCGGAAAAGAAGCATATGAACAATTACAAGGAGTATGGATATTTGAAATGGCTGAAATGATGGCTACAAAAAAGGCAGATATTGAAGCTACAAAACACTTTTTAAGTAAAACGGAAGATATATACAGAGTTGCATATGGTAAAAGGACAAGTAGATTTTTAAGGCAATGTATATTCATTGGAACAAGTAATGAACATGAATTTCTAAGAGATAAGACTGGAAATAGAAGATTTTGGCCGATAGATATATACAATCAAGAGCCTACAAAGGACGTATTCAAAGTAAGTAAGGATAAGATTCATCTGGATGATGAAATAGATCAAATATGGGCAGAAGCAGTTCAGTTATTTAAAAATAATGAACCTTTATATTTATCAGGTGAAGAAGAAAAAGAAGCACAGAAACAACAAGAATCCCATTCAGAGGAAAGTGCAAAGTCTGGACTTATACAAGAGTACTTAGAAATATTATTACCTGAAGACTGGTATAAGTTAGATTTATCTGAAAGAAGAAATTATATACAGGGTAATGAATTTGGTGATTCTAAAGTAGGTACTATGCAAAGGACAAAGACTTGTGTAATGGAAATATGGGTTGAACTTTTCAATGGGGATCCTAAACAATTAACACCAATTGTATCAAGAGAAATTAATGATATTCTAAAAGGTCTTAATGGATGGACTAAATATGATAAAGGTCTTTTAAAATTCGGAAAAGTTTATGGAACTCAAAGAGCCTTTGTGAGGGAGAAATAA
- a CDS encoding VRR-NUC domain-containing protein, whose protein sequence is MEESRVERYLKKQVEKIGGKAYKWNPTGVIGVPDRMVLLPVGKVVFIELKAPGEKPRKIQEYRAKELRKLGFLVECLDTVEKVDLFIENVRK, encoded by the coding sequence ATGGAAGAAAGTAGAGTTGAAAGATATCTAAAAAAGCAGGTTGAGAAAATAGGTGGTAAGGCTTATAAATGGAATCCAACTGGAGTAATAGGAGTACCAGATAGAATGGTGCTCTTACCTGTCGGAAAAGTTGTATTTATAGAATTAAAGGCGCCTGGTGAAAAACCTAGGAAAATTCAAGAATATAGGGCAAAAGAGCTTAGAAAGTTAGGTTTTTTGGTTGAGTGTTTAGATACAGTTGAAAAAGTAGATTTGTTTATAGAAAATGTGAGGAAGTGA